CCCTGCGCACCTTTCCCCGCAATTTTCCGGGCAGATCAGGAACAAAGGACGATCAGGTCTATCTCTGCTCGCCGGAGACCGCCGCCGCCGCGGCTCTCAAAGGGGTGATCACCGATCCTCGCGATCTGGCCAGGGAAATGGACTACCCCTCTTCCGTCATTCCGGAAAAGTTTCTCGTCGACCGCTCCGCCTTCGTCTTTCCATCGGAAGAAGGGATGCGGACCGAGGTCGAGCGGGGCCCCAACATCAAGCCCTTTCCCGAACTTGAAGAACTGCCCGAGACGCTGCGGGCCCAGGTCGTCATCCGGGTGGACGACAACATCTCCACCGACACCATCATGCCCGCGGGGAACAAAGTCCTGCCGCTGCGATCCAATATCGAGGCGATCAGCGAATTCGTCTTCTACCAGATCGCTCCGGATTTCCATGCCCGCTGCCGCGACCTCGGCCGGGTCGCCGTAATCGGCGGCGACAACTACGGCCAGGGTTCCAGCCGGGAACATGCGGCGCTGGCACCCCGCTACCTGGGGGTGCAGGTCAAGCTGGCCAAAAGCTTCGCCCGCATTCACAAAGCCAACCTGTGCAATTTCGGCATCCTGCCCCTGACTTTCAAGGACCCCGCCGATTACGAATGGGTTCGGGAAGGGATGGTTCTGGAGATTCCCGAGGTGCGCCGGCGCATCGCGGTCGGCGACCAGGAACTGCCGGTCGTGATAGACGGCAGGCAGATCATCGCCCTGCTCGACGTATCCGACCGGCAGCGGGAGAGCCTGCTGGCCGGAGGCACCCTGAACAAGGTCCGCAAGGAATTGGTGAGCTGAAACAAAAAAGGGTCACAAACCCGGGGGGCAGGTCCGACAACGGAGATTCGGACTCGGGCTTGCCCCCGGGGATTCAGAAATTCCAGAATTCGTCCAGTTCTTCATCGGTGAAATCCCAGACCACATTGTGGGGCGGGATCGGTTCGTAGGTGAAGAATTCCGGCAGGCGGTCATCGGCCTTGGTCAATCCAGCCTTCTGGTTGAAGGCATGCTCGGTCTTGAGGATGCGCTTACCCATCTCCATAAAATCATCGGGATCTATGGCAATGCCGTATTGTGCATTAATCATTTCGATCAGGGAGGTAAAAGTCTCGGGGATGTCCAGCATGGGAAAGGCGATGAAGATGCACATGCCGGTAGCGTCGACGGCGGCTGTGGCGATCTGCAGGTTGCGGGAGAGTTCCACCTGCCCCGTTTTGCTCAGGGGATCGACGAAGCCACCGACCTTGAGGATGTTGGTGGCGACGCTGTAGCCGGCGGTATGATCCGCCCCCATGGTGCTGGTGGCGTAGGTGACGCCGATGCCCTTGACCGCCCGGGGATCGTAGGCGGGAATGCCCTCGTCCTTGACCACCGGCACCCGTACCAAGCCGAAAGCCTTGCCGACCATGCTGGCGCCGTTGCCGAGGATGCGACCCAGTGGAGTGCCCTTGCCGATTTCGTCGCGCAGCACCCGCTGGCATTCCTTGCCGTCCCCCCAAGGGATCACTCCGGCTTCCATGGCCACGCCCAGCAGCACAGCCGTCTCGATGGAATCGATGCCGATATCGTCCATGATGCGGTCACATTCGGCAATATCGTCAAGGTCCTGGATCAGGCAGTTCGCACCCAACCCCCAGATGGTTTCGTATTCGAAGCCCGCGGTAACGAAATTGCACCGGGCGTCGTGGAAGACCTGGGAGCACTGGATGATGCAGCCCGTATGGCAGCCGTGCTTGGGGCGCCCCTTCCGCTCCATAATGATCTCCCGCATGGTTTCGCCGCTGATTTTGTCGTGGTGGTCGCATTGCCCATAGCGGAAGTTTTTGGTTGGGAGGCCGCCAGCCTCATTGAGAATGTTGATGAGCACGTTGGTGCCGTAGGTCGGCAGCCCCTCCCCGCTGACGGGGTGATCGAGCAGGGCCTTGGCAAAGACTTTCGCCGCGGCGCGGAACTTCTCCTCGTCGGAAATGGGAACTTTGGCCGCACCGGGATCCGCGATGGTGATGCATTTGACCTGCTTCGAACCCATGACGGCCCCCAGGCCGCCTCGACCGTGGCTGCGAATGTGCTGGGTGGGGTCCTTGGCCGAGATGTTCGCGGCGGCCATCCGCATCTCGCCGGCGGGCCCGATGGTCAATACTCCCACTTTCTGGTCGTACCGTTCCAGCATGGCGGCGATGACCGCCCTGTTGCCCTGACCGACCAGGTCATCGGCCGATTCGATGGAGACCCCATCGTCTGTAATATGGAGACGGTACCAATGGTCGGGAGGGGGCTGACCCTCGATGATCAGGGCCTTGATGCCCAGTTTAGCCAGTTGCTGGGCACCGGTGCCTCCGGAATTGCTCTCCTTGATGGTGCCGGTAAGAGGACTTTTGGCGCCGGCTGACAGACGACCGGACTGGGCGGCCATGGTGCCGGACAGCAGGCCGGGGGCAAAGATCAGTTTATTGTTTGGGCCCAGGGGGTGGCAGAGGGGAGGAACCTCTTCGGAGACGATGGTCGAGGTCAGGCCGCGTCCGCCCATACCGACCCACTTCTTGGGCACGTCCTCTTGCCTGACGCTGAGTTCGGTCATGTTGACGCGATAGATCTTGTTCATGATTTTCCTCCGGGACCGGTGATAGCTCCGGTTTGGTCTTTACCTTTATCTTTTTATTATAGCGTAAAAAGAGACGAAAAATCGATGAGTTGTCTCAGGAGGAGAATTTCCTTGGCATCGGGACCTCTCGGCAGGCATGAAAACCTTTTTGGTGGAAACCTGCCTGGTCGATCGCGGTGGTGGATTCAAACCGGATTATTGCGGCGATCACCGGGATCTGCTTCGGTTCCTGGAGAACCTGTTCTTTGCCATCCCCGGCTCAAAAAGTGTGGCACATCCCTGACCGATAGACGGTTGTCACATGCCGACCCTGCCTGGAATTGTTCTCATTGTTCCGGTGCACGGTTTTTGCATGGCATTTCACCCTGTTGTACCCATCTCTGCAGAAGAGTGAGTCATTTCCCTGCAGCATGTTCGCCGGGTGTGCGACTTTTCCATTGTGGGGTTGGAAGAATCGTGGTAATGAACAGCCACCGTATTGATTTTCAGCCCCCGGTCACACCCGTTTCACTTTCCGATTCAATAAGTTTGCATGAGGATTAAAGGGTTTTGAACAGTTGTTGTCAGTTACCCCTGCTTCTGGCTTTTGCCGTCGGGGATGTGATTTGTAACGTTTTCTCCCCCTCCGTCTGGACACGCTTGTGTGATAAGCCGGCTGCTCCCTTCGTTTCCGGAGATTTTTTCGGAATCAACATCGCGTCTTCTGAAGATGAACGGTGCGACGACTACGTCATGGAGCGCCTGCGGGAATTGAACATCAACCAGGTTCGTCTGGCCTTCAGCTATTGCAGCTTTGAAGGGCCGGCGGCCAGGTTTCTTGACAAGCTGATTGAAAACGGCTTTTCGGTTTCTCTGGTGGTGCTGCCATCCTCGGCCGAAGCAGGGAAAATGTTCTCCAATTCCGAGGCGCAGGAGCAGTGGCGCAAATTTGTCGCCGAGGTGCTTCGTCGCTACGCACGGAAGGTGGCGTTTTTCGAAATCGGCAGTACGCCCAACCGCAAAAAATGGTCCGGGTTCCGGCCCTGGAGCTATCTGCGGGCCTGGGAAATCGCCTGCGAGGAGGCCAGACCCTATTCCGTTGTCCTGGCCGGCCCCAATGTTCAGGACTTCGAGCCTTTTTACAACGCGGCTCTGCTTTTCGCCATGCGTCGTACGGCCCGCAGCCCCGAAATTCATACCAACAATCTCTTCGTTGAGAGGGTTGTCGAACCGGAGGCGTATGATCACCGTGTACTGGGGAGGTGGGCGACCGGACTGCTCAAGCTCAATCTGGTCAAAAAAGCCCGTTTTCTGCAGTTCCTCGGACATCGGGCAGGTTGCCGACAGACAATCTCGACCTGCAAGTTCTGGTCGACCAAGCGCCTCCAGAGATGGTCTTCACAACCGCAGGACAAGAAAGTGGATTATCTGGTGCGCTACCTGGTGCTGGCGGCGACCAGCGGGGCTCTTGCCAGGGTGTACTGGGGGCCGATGATCTGCTGGCGCGACGGGTTGATCGATGACCGGGCCGACGGTTATCCCGAAGTCGATCATGCGACATTTTACCACCGGGTGCGCGGCGACATCGAAAACCTTTCCGTCACGCCCGCTTTTTTCGCCCTGGGCTACGTGGCGCGCAGGCTGGGCGGGTCGAGGTGCGACCGGGCCTTCAGCAGTATTCGGGGGCTTAGCCATTTTGCCTTTGTCGGACCGGAAAAAGAGGTGTTCCATGTCTGCTGGTGTCGGGACGGCCAGGCGGTTGGTCTGAAAGACATTTACAGCGCAGACCAGATTGCCAGAGCTGTTTTCACCGACGCCTGTGGAAAAACGATTTCTGCTCCTCCCGCTGTGAACGAACGCCCCCTGTTCATCGATTTTCCCGAACTTGAGAAACAGATGTTTCCGGCGCGGCTGCCGGAAATGAGCCCCTCCGATTCCGGGATCATCTACCTGAGCCTGCCGAAGCTGCAGGGGATTCCCTGGCGCTGCGCCGCCTGGCGCGGCGCCTTTAACCTCAGGCCGGAATGCCCGAATCCCTCCTTTGGAGACGCGTTGAGCCCCGAAAAACTGCCGGACCACACCGAGCTTGTGGTGATGCGGGACCGGCGCAACCGGTTGTGGAATATCGCTCATCCCTCTGACAAGGAGCGGCAGTTGACCGTCAAGCTCAGCCGCCCCCGGGGTCTCAAGCGGCTGACGGACAGGTTCAAGCCCAGCAAGGGCCGACGCCACTGGAATGCCGCCTGCATCATGCTGCAGCGGGGCATCAACACGCCAACTCCCGTCGCATTCTTTGAGCGCCCTTCTCAGAGCAGCATCCGGGAAAGCTACTACATCTGTGACTATGTTCCGGACGCTTTTTCCTCCCGCCACGTCTGCCACGCCTTCAGTCAGGGGCAAAAAGAATACCGGGGGCTGGACAAGCAGCAGTGGTTCGATTTCCTGACCGGGTTCATCTGCAGAATGCACGATGCCGGAGTCCTGCACCGGGACCTTTCTGTCGGCAACCTCATGCTCAAGCAGGAAGAAGATGGCCGGATAACGCCCTTCCTGATCGATATCGGGCGGGCCAGGGTGCAGAAGACTCCGGTGGACAGCTACCGCAGAATCCTCGATCTGATCCGCATCTGCTACAAGCTGGACCGGAGGGACCGAGAGCTGTTCGTGGCTTCCTACGAAAAGTGCAGGGGAAAGGCGCTTCCCTCCCTCTGGCGGCTGGCGGTGCGCTATTACGACTTCAAACAGGGATCGAAAAAATCCCTGAAGAAGAGATTCAGGAAACAGGGCTGAGGACAAGTCAGTCCTCAAAATTTGCCTTTCATTCATCATGCAGTAGGGGTAATAAAATACAGAACGGCAGGCACAGACTTGTGTTGCCACATTTGCGAAAGCCGAATCAGGCCCACTTAAAGTGAAACAGGAGGATAACCCATGCGATCAAACAAACCCTGGATTCTGCACAACCGTATCTGCTGGACCGTGCTGCTGGCTTTCACCTTTCTGGCCATGCTGCCCGTCAACAGCTCCGCCTCCCTGGCGGAAAGCCGTCTCTCCAATGGGGAAACCATTTCCCTGCGTGCCGGGCAGATCGAAAAGATTCGGCAGGCCCTGGAGCAGGAGGTCGTGGCCCAGAGGCTTGCCGATTACGGTCTGACCCCGGAGGAGGTCTCCGCGAAGCTGCCGACTATGAGCGATGAACAGCTCCACCAGCTGGCAGGATTGTCCGATACGTTGGCCGAGGGGGGAATCCTGGGTCTGGTCATCGGGGTGCTGCTGGTCATCCTTCTGGTCGTGGTGATCCTCAAGGTTGCGGATAAGCAGATCATCATCCGATGAGACATCTTTTCCCCTGGCTGCTTCTGCTGATCCTCACCAGCGGGTGCGGACCTTTTCAAGCCCTGAATCGGCAGGGCGGCCGGACAGATTTCCACCAGATTGAAGTTCCCTTTTACCGGCAGGCGGGTCCCTACGATTGCGGACCCGCCGCTCTTGCCTCCCTGCTGGCCCATGGCGGGCGCCCTCTGCCGGCTGAAACCATCGCCCCCGAGGTGGTCACTCCGGCACTCAGGGGCAGTCTTCTCCCCGATCTGGAAAATTTCGCCCGGCGGCAGGGTTTTGCCACCCGCTCGGGTCGAGGGGATCTGGACCTCCTGAGGCAGACGATCCTGCAGGGCAGACCGCTGATCATCCCCCTGGAGATGGGCGTTAAGCCGGTTTCCTATCCTCACTACATCGTGGTCTTCGGCTTCGACGATGACGAGGGCTTTCTGGTGCATGCGGGGGAAAAAAAATCGGTCTTCATCTCCTCTGCAGAACTCGACCGACGGTGGGCGGCCATGAATCGTCTGTTTTTGTACCTGGAGAATTCCCAACCATGAATTTGCGGTTTCTGCTCTGTCTCCTCATTCTGTTTTCGACCGGGTGCAGCATGCCGCGCGTGATCGTGCTCAACGACCCTCTCGATTCACGCCAGCATAACGATCTGGGAGCGGCTTACGAAGCAAGGGGGGAATCCGATTTGGCCTTGCGGGAATACCGGCAGGCCGCCCGCCTCGACAAGACGTGGGATCTGCCGCTCATCAACCAGGGCAACGTACTGGCCGGACTGGAGGATTGGAAGGGCGCCGAGGACAGCTACCGGGACGCTCTGGACCGCAACCCCGAAAATGCGGAGGCGATGAACAACCTGGCCTGGGTCCTGCTCCAACAGGGGCGACGGGACGAGGCCCGGACCCTTGCCGAGCAGGCAATCGATGCTTGTCCCGACAATCCCGCGTTCCGGGATACTCTGAACCGGACAATTCAGGATCCTCCCTGACGCCCTTTCCCCCGGCGAATTCCCGGCCCAGTTGCTCCTTCCTTGCCGGATGGTAAGATTAAAAACCAGCCTGCCATTGCAGAAGGAGTCCGGACATGGCCGAAAACAATGATCCCAAACCCTGGAAACTGCTGCGTACGGAAAAGGGGCCGGAACTGCCTGTTTTCAAGGTGCGCTATGACTGGGTGGAAAACCCCCGCAATGCCGCCCCCCTCAAGGCGGTCGTCCTCGATTTTCCGGACTGGGTGAGCGTCGCCGCCATCACCACGGACAACCGCATCGTCGTGGTACGCCAGTTCCGGTTCGGGGTGTCCCACGTCACCACCGAACTGCCCGCCGGTCTGGTGCATTCAGGTGAATCCCATCAGCAGGCCGCCCGCCGGGAGTTGCGGGAAGAGACCGGTTTTACGTCCTCCGATTGGGTCTATCTTGGCTGGGTCGAGCCGAATCCCGCTTTTCAGAACAACCGGTTGCACCAGTGGCTGGCCCGGGATGCCCGCCTGACCCATCCTGCCGAGCTGGACGAAGGTGAGGACGTGCAGGTCGCCTGTCTGTCCCTGCAGGAGATCGATCAGGACATCAGGTCCGGCCGGATGCGGCATTCCCTCGCCCTGCTGTCCCTCTCCCGGGTCGTTCCTCTCTGGGACGGGTCCTCCCAGGAAAAGACATTTTTCCCGGTGCCGCTGATCCTGGACAGGGAAGACGCCTGATCTGTCGGCGGATACGCAATCGATCCGATGCCACGATGCGGGAATTTCCCCTATGCTCCCGGTGAATGGTCTTGCGGGCGAAAGGCGGGAAAGATATTATGACCGAAACATTCATCTTTCAGGTCTGGTTCTTTTAACGCATCCCGATGGGGATTACGAGAGCGAATAGGAGTCGATGTATGCATGCAAGTGAAGTGACTGATGGAATTTTCTGCCTTTCCGCCAATATCGGATCGAATATCCTTTTTGAAGGGATCTGGCCGCTTCCGGAGGGAGCCTCGATGAACAGCTATGTTGTCAAGGGGCGCGACGTGGCCCTGATCGACGGTGTTTCCGAGACGAGCGGCAATCCCGAAGCACTGTTTTCCCAACTCGACCGTCTCGGCGTAAAGATCGAGGAAATAAGCTACGTCGTGATCAATCATACCGAGCCGGACCATTCCGGCTGGCTCAAGGCGTTTTTGAAACTCAACCCTAAGGCCGAAGTCCTCATCACGGCCAAGGGGCTGGAACTGGCCAAGGCCTTTTTCGGGATGGATCTGCCCTGCCGGGTCATCAAATCGGGAGACAGTGTCGACCTGGGCAACGGAAAGCAGCTGGTCTTCGAGGAGATTCCCAACGTCCACTGGCCCGATACCATGGCCGCCTATGAACCTGCCACCGGCACTCTTTTCTGCTGCGACGCCTTCGGCTCCTTCGGCGCCGTGGAAGAGGGGGCCCTCTACGACGACCAGCTCGATGAGCAGCAGTTGCAAGCTTACGAAGAGGAGGCGCTGCGGTACTACGCCAATATCGTCGCCCGCTTTTCCTCCTCGGTGGTCCGGGCCATCGAAAAGGTCAGGAAGCTCGATGTGCGTATTGTCGCCCCCGGTCACGGCCCGGTCTGGCGCAAAGATCCCGAACGTATCATCCGCCTCTACGAGAAGCTTGCCGCCTATGCCCAGGGACCGGCCAAGGCCCAGGTGACCCTGCTCTGGAGCAGCATGTACGGCAACACGGCCAAGGTGGTCGAGCCCCTGGTACAGGGGCTGGTGGACGAGGGGGTCGCGGTGGTGGTTCACCAGGTGCCTCAGAGTCATGTCAGCAACGTCCTGGCCGCTACCTGGGAATCGACCGGAGTGGTGCTGGCGATGCCGACTTATGAATATAAAATGTTTCCACCCATGGCGACCGTGATCGATGAACTGGGCCGCAAGACGGTGAAAGGCAAGCTCGCCCTGCGGGTGGGCAGTTTCGGCTGGTCGGGTGGCGCCCAGAAGGAACTGGAAGAGATCACCGAACGGCAGAAGATGTCATGGACCTTTTTGGAGCCGGTGGAGTTTCAGGGCAACCCGTCCGAGGAAACTCTGCAGCTGATTCGGCAACGGGCCGGAGAGCTGGCCCGCCAGGTTAAGGAGAAAGCGCTGTAAGATAGTTCAGGGTCCAAGGTCCAAGGACTCGGGACGCGGGACGCGGGACTAGTCTTTGGACCCGGGACCCGGGACCAGGGATTTTATAAACTCCTGCCATTGCCGCCAGTAATCACTGTCGTCGATATAATAGGGATCGTTGTGGTCGGCGCCGGGGATGAGGTAGAGGGACTTGGGTGAAGGCGCTTTTTCCAACAGCTGGCGGGCCATTTCGGGGGGGACGATGGTATCGTCCTCCCCGTGGAACAGCAGCAGCGGAGAACGCAGGCCGCCGATCTTGGCCAGGTTGTCGTAGCGGGAGGAAATGGCCCACCATCCGAGCAGGGCATAGGTCATGGGCTGTAGATGCCATCCCATTTCGGCGACGGAGGTAAAGGCCGATTCCATCACCAGGCCGGCCGGGGGTTCCTCCAGGGCCAGATTCAGGGCCACCGCCGCTCCCAGGGAGCGGCCGAAATAGATCATTTGCTCCGTTTTCCATCCCTGTTTTTTCAGCCAGGCGAGAGCACCGCGCATATCCGCATAGGTGCCTTTCTCCGAAGGGCGGCCTTCACTTCGACCATAGCCGCGATAATCGAAAATGAACACCGGCAGACCCAGACGGTGAAAGCCGGCCAGGTTGTCGATGCGGTGGGACAGATTGCCGGCATTGCCGTGGGCAAAGAGCACCAGCGGTTTACCGCTATCGCCGGGCAGGTACCAGCCGTGCAGAGACACGCCGTCGGAGGCCGGGAACCGGACCTCTTCATAGGTCAGCCCGGCCGCGGCGGGGGTGGCATGCAGAGTTCGATCCGGGAAGAAGATAAAGCGTCTGTCCATGCCTTCAAACCCTTGAACGTTCGCGGCAAGCAGGGGCAGAGAGAGGATGATGAACATTGTCCGCAGGAGGGCCATGTTATCCTCCGAACCGGTATAAAAAGGACTATAACAGCACCGGGGGCGTCGGCAAAATGTTGAAACGGCAAGTCCAAAAATTCCTCGACTGGTTTCGGCGCTGGTGGGCCGCCCCCAGGATCTGGAAGTTCCTGTCCCTCAGAATCCGTCTGGCCTCCACCTATCAGACTCTGGACCGGTACCAGGTGCTGTTTTGGGCGGGGCTCGTCGGAATTGTCGGCGGGCTGTCCTCGGTGCTGTTTCGGGAGATGCTGGACCTTATGGCTCTGGCCATTACCGGCCGCGAGGGGGGGATCGTGGAGATGTATTCCCAACTGTCTCCCTGGCGGCGGCTGGTGACACCCATGCTGGGCGGCATCGCCGCGGGCGGCATCCTCTATTTCGGCGTCAAGGTAAAATCCCGCCAGGAGAGTTCCACCGACTTCATGGAAGCGGTGGTTCTCGGCAGCGGCAACCTCTCCTTCCGGTCCAGCATGGTCAAGATCGGTTCGGCCATGTTTTCAATTGCTTCGGGGGGATCCATCGGCCGGGAAGGGCCCATGGTGCAGCTGTCTTCGATGCTGGCCTCCCTGATCGGCCGGACCCGCCGCTGGACCGTGGCGCAGCGACGGCTGATTCTGGCCTGTGGCGCCTCCGCGGGCATCGCTTCCGCATACAATGCTCCTATCGGAGGAGCCCTTTTCGTGGCCGAAATTGTTGTCGGCTCCATCGCCATGGAAACCTTCGGTCCACTGGTTTTCGCCTCCGTCCTGGCCACCCAGGTGGTGCGATTTCTGGCCGGTGAAGAACCCCTTTACGGTATTCCGTATTTCCGGCTGGATTCCGGTTTCGAACTTTTTTACTACCTGGTGCTCGGACTGCTGGCCGGTCTCGCCGCGCCCTGGTTTCTGCGCGCATTGAGAGGCAGTGAAAAACTTTTTCGCCAGACACGGCTGCCGGTCTATCTGCGGCTTGGGCTGGGAGGGCTGGTGGTCGGTCTTCTCGCCCTCTGGTATCCGCAGGTCTGCGGCAACGGCTTCAGTGTGGTGACGGGCATCCTGCATGAAGAGTGGGTCTGGACGAGTCTGGCGGTTCTGCTGCTGCTGAAGGTGGCGGCCACCTGTGCCAGTTTCGGTTCCGGAGCGGTCGGGGGGGTATTTACTCCCACCCTGTTTGTGGGAGCCAGTATCGGGTACCTGTTTGGACACCTCTGTCAGATCCTCGGCCTCGACTTTGTTCCGGCTCCCGGGGCTTTCGCCTTGACCGGAATGGGGATGATGCTGGCGGCCACCACCCATGCGCCGCTGATGGCGATCATCATCATTTTCGAAATGACCCTCGACTACCAGCTGATCCTGCCCTTGATGCTCGGATGCGTCCTGGCCCATTTTACCGCCCAAAGTATTGAAAGCAGATCCATCTACAGCGCCTCACTCATCCGCAAGGGAGAAGCCTTGTCGAGACGGCAGCTGGCTCTGCTGCGTGTCGGAGGTCTGATGAAAGCGAATCCGGCCTCTGTAAAGCCGAATGCCCCCTTCAGGGAGATCGCCCGGTATTTCATCATGCAGACCTACCGCTTTCTCTATGTGGTTGATGAGGACGGGGTCTATATCGGTGCCGTCAGCCTTCAGGACATCAAGGAATATCTCGGCTCCACCTCCCTGGCCCATCTGGTCATCGCCAAGGACCTGCTGACCGCCGGCCCGCCGGTGGTTCGTTTTTCCGCTTCTCTCGAAGAGGCCCTGGAGAAATTCAGAGAATATCCCGGGGAACGGCTGCCGGTGGTGGCGGATGGCCCGAAGCCCCTGCTGCTGGGCAGCCTAACCAAGACCGATCTGCTGCTGGCCCTGGCTGAGCGCGCTCCGACCGAGAAGGAAGGGTTGGTCGAGGCGGGGCGGGGATAGGCCGGCCTTTTCGGGACCGGTACCCGTATCGGGGCCGGTTGCAAAAAAAATTTTTTTCGGTACCGACCCCGCCCCCGATCCCGAAAATTTATCGCTTGTTCAGATGCCGCACCGCCGCGTCCAGGCCATCCAGGGTCAGGGGAAACATCGGGATGATCCGGCGGAGGATGGAGATGGTTTCGCCATGGGGCCAGAGGGTGGGGGACATGGGGTTGAGCCAGACGGCATGGCGAAAGGTGCGGGCCAGCTGCTTCCACCGCTCGATGCTGGGCTCTTTCTGGCGGTACTCGATGGCGATGTTGCCGTTGACCTCCAGCAACTCCTCGGGCGCCATGCTGGCGTCGCCGACGATGACCAGGCGGGTCTCCGGATCCCGCCGCAGCAGGGATTCGATCGGTTCCGGACTGGTGGCGCGGGCGGCATCGTGCCAGACCCGGCCGGTCACCGTGTTGTGGAAATAGAAGATGTTGAGTTCCTTGAACTGGGCCCGGGCATGGTGGAAAAGGGACTGAACCGTGGCCACATAGGGATCCATCGACCAGCCGCCGTTGTCGATGAGCAGCATCACCTTAAGCCGGTCGGTCAGCCGTCGGTCGAAGAGGATTTCGATCTCTCCAGCGTTGCGCATGGTCTGGTAGATGGTGCGGTCGATGTTGATCGCATCCCGGGGTCCGGTCGGCAGCAGGTGGCGCAGCCGCTTGAGAGCCTCCCCCGTCTGACCGCGAGTGAGGGGGGCGGAACGGGCGTAGTCCCGGTAGCGTCGTTCAAGAGCCACCTTGGTGGCTGACCGGTTGCGGGAAGCGCCGCCGACCCGCATGCCGCCGGGACGGTGTCCCGAATGGCCCACCGGCGATCGGCCTTTGGTACCGATCCAGCGGGAACCGCCGTGATGGGCTTCGTCCTGGTCCTTGAGCCGGTCAAGGAAATACTGCAGCAGTTCGTCGGCACTCATCTTCCGCAGCTGATCGGCGCTCAGACCGAGGGTCTGCGCCAGGTCCTCCCGGTCCCGCAGCCATTCGTCCAGCAGCGAGCGGGCGGCCGCCTCGACTTTGGCCCCCTCCAGATCCTCGAATTCCATGTCGGCAAAGGTTTCGGCGAAGACCCGGTCGTAGGTGTCGAAATCCCGCTCGCTTTTGATCAGCACCGCCCGGGCGACCGTATAGAGATCGCTCAGGGAGGTAATCAGCCCGAGCCCCAGAGCCTTCTGCAGCCGCAAAAAGGCCGTGGGCGTGACGGCCACCCCCTGGTCCCGCAAGGCAAGGAAAAAGGATATGAACATACGGACCTCCTTGAGCCCGGCTGACGCGTAAGACGTTGAGAACGATCCGGATTAACGGTTCAGAATCTGATTGATTCTTTCCAGATCCTCGCTCTTTTTGAACAGCACGCCCAGATAGGGCATCTGATTCTTTTTCAGATCCTCCGGTTGGAAATCCTCATCCTGTTCGAGCGCCCGAATCCAGTTGAGCAGCTCGCGGGTGGCAGGTTTCTTCTCGATGGCGTCCAGCCGGCGCAGCCGGTAGAAGGCGTCGATGCAGGCCAGGGCCAGGTCATCGCTCAGATTGGGGTAGTGGACGCTGATGATCCGGCGCATCATTTCCCGGTCGGGAAAAGCGATGTGGTGAAAGTTGCAGCGTCCCAGAAAAGGATCCGACAGGTCCTTCTTGGCGTTGGAGGTGATGATCACCACCGGCCGGTGACGAGCGGTGACGGTCCGGTCGATCTCCAGAATATCGAACTGCATCTGATCGAGGATATCCAGCATGTCGTCCTGGAAGTCGGTATCCGCCTTGTCGATCTCGTCTATCAGCAGCACCACCCTCTGCTCGGCAGCGAAGGCCTGGCCGATCTTGCCCATGCGGATATAGTGCTCGATGTTG
This portion of the Syntrophotaleaceae bacterium genome encodes:
- a CDS encoding aldehyde ferredoxin oxidoreductase C-terminal domain-containing protein, which produces MNKIYRVNMTELSVRQEDVPKKWVGMGGRGLTSTIVSEEVPPLCHPLGPNNKLIFAPGLLSGTMAAQSGRLSAGAKSPLTGTIKESNSGGTGAQQLAKLGIKALIIEGQPPPDHWYRLHITDDGVSIESADDLVGQGNRAVIAAMLERYDQKVGVLTIGPAGEMRMAAANISAKDPTQHIRSHGRGGLGAVMGSKQVKCITIADPGAAKVPISDEEKFRAAAKVFAKALLDHPVSGEGLPTYGTNVLINILNEAGGLPTKNFRYGQCDHHDKISGETMREIIMERKGRPKHGCHTGCIIQCSQVFHDARCNFVTAGFEYETIWGLGANCLIQDLDDIAECDRIMDDIGIDSIETAVLLGVAMEAGVIPWGDGKECQRVLRDEIGKGTPLGRILGNGASMVGKAFGLVRVPVVKDEGIPAYDPRAVKGIGVTYATSTMGADHTAGYSVATNILKVGGFVDPLSKTGQVELSRNLQIATAAVDATGMCIFIAFPMLDIPETFTSLIEMINAQYGIAIDPDDFMEMGKRILKTEHAFNQKAGLTKADDRLPEFFTYEPIPPHNVVWDFTDEELDEFWNF
- a CDS encoding cysteine peptidase family C39 domain-containing protein; its protein translation is MRHLFPWLLLLILTSGCGPFQALNRQGGRTDFHQIEVPFYRQAGPYDCGPAALASLLAHGGRPLPAETIAPEVVTPALRGSLLPDLENFARRQGFATRSGRGDLDLLRQTILQGRPLIIPLEMGVKPVSYPHYIVVFGFDDDEGFLVHAGEKKSVFISSAELDRRWAAMNRLFLYLENSQP
- a CDS encoding lipopolysaccharide kinase InaA family protein; translation: MNSCCQLPLLLAFAVGDVICNVFSPSVWTRLCDKPAAPFVSGDFFGINIASSEDERCDDYVMERLRELNINQVRLAFSYCSFEGPAARFLDKLIENGFSVSLVVLPSSAEAGKMFSNSEAQEQWRKFVAEVLRRYARKVAFFEIGSTPNRKKWSGFRPWSYLRAWEIACEEARPYSVVLAGPNVQDFEPFYNAALLFAMRRTARSPEIHTNNLFVERVVEPEAYDHRVLGRWATGLLKLNLVKKARFLQFLGHRAGCRQTISTCKFWSTKRLQRWSSQPQDKKVDYLVRYLVLAATSGALARVYWGPMICWRDGLIDDRADGYPEVDHATFYHRVRGDIENLSVTPAFFALGYVARRLGGSRCDRAFSSIRGLSHFAFVGPEKEVFHVCWCRDGQAVGLKDIYSADQIARAVFTDACGKTISAPPAVNERPLFIDFPELEKQMFPARLPEMSPSDSGIIYLSLPKLQGIPWRCAAWRGAFNLRPECPNPSFGDALSPEKLPDHTELVVMRDRRNRLWNIAHPSDKERQLTVKLSRPRGLKRLTDRFKPSKGRRHWNAACIMLQRGINTPTPVAFFERPSQSSIRESYYICDYVPDAFSSRHVCHAFSQGQKEYRGLDKQQWFDFLTGFICRMHDAGVLHRDLSVGNLMLKQEEDGRITPFLIDIGRARVQKTPVDSYRRILDLIRICYKLDRRDRELFVASYEKCRGKALPSLWRLAVRYYDFKQGSKKSLKKRFRKQG
- a CDS encoding tetratricopeptide repeat protein — protein: MNLRFLLCLLILFSTGCSMPRVIVLNDPLDSRQHNDLGAAYEARGESDLALREYRQAARLDKTWDLPLINQGNVLAGLEDWKGAEDSYRDALDRNPENAEAMNNLAWVLLQQGRRDEARTLAEQAIDACPDNPAFRDTLNRTIQDPP
- a CDS encoding NUDIX hydrolase; its protein translation is MAENNDPKPWKLLRTEKGPELPVFKVRYDWVENPRNAAPLKAVVLDFPDWVSVAAITTDNRIVVVRQFRFGVSHVTTELPAGLVHSGESHQQAARRELREETGFTSSDWVYLGWVEPNPAFQNNRLHQWLARDARLTHPAELDEGEDVQVACLSLQEIDQDIRSGRMRHSLALLSLSRVVPLWDGSSQEKTFFPVPLILDREDA
- a CDS encoding PA2779 family protein, whose amino-acid sequence is MRSNKPWILHNRICWTVLLAFTFLAMLPVNSSASLAESRLSNGETISLRAGQIEKIRQALEQEVVAQRLADYGLTPEEVSAKLPTMSDEQLHQLAGLSDTLAEGGILGLVIGVLLVILLVVVILKVADKQIIIR